CTGATCGGGCAGACGCCCGGATTGAGAAGCTCGAAGCTGAAAACCAACGGCTTCGGGATGAGAACGATCAGCTCAGGCTCGAGAACACCCGGCTGAAGGTCGACAACCAGCTTCTGCGCGATGAGATTGCGCGCCTGAAAAACTTGGCCCCCCGCCCGCCTTTCAGACCGTCCGGCATGGAGAACGCACCGGGTGACAAGACGGTCTCGGCCAAGGATCCCGCACCCCGGCCGCGAGGGCCGAAGAACGACACAAAGCGGGTGACCCGTGAAGAGGTGCTGCCTGTCAGTGTGCCGCCGGGATCGCGCTTCAAGGGCTACAAGGACTGCTTCGTCCGGGATCTGGTGCTCAAGGTCGAGGTGGTTCGCTACCGGCGGGAGTGCTGGGTGACGCCGGAGGGAGACACCATCCTCGCGCCGTTGCCTGCGGGGATACGAGGTGGCTTTGGGCCCAATCTGCGGCGGTTTTGTCTGATGCTCCATGCGCATGGCCAAGTCACGACGCAGCGAATGACGACCTTGCTCAACGACGTTGGTGTCGAAATCTCCAAACGTCAGATGGTCCGTTTCCTGACGGAGCGCCTGGACGGCTTTCATGCCGAGGATGCAGCCGTGCTCCACGCCGGCCTCGTCTCGGCGCCCTATGTTACGGTCGACGACACCGGTTCCCGTCACACCAACCGCAATGTTTATACGACGCATATCGGCGGTGAGCATTTTACCGCATTTCGCACGACGTCCTCGAAGTCGCGACTGAACTTCCTGGCGCTGCTGCGCGGCAACTATCAGGACTATGTCCTCAACGATGCCGCCTTCGCTTTTCTCGAAGACCGGCAGGTGGACCCTGTTCTTCTGGCGCCGCTGAAGAGGCAAGAACCGCAGCGGTTTGCCAATCAGGTTCCGTTTCTCCAGCACCTCGCCGAACATGGTATCGACATCTTCGACACCGAAACGCTCCGGCCCTTCGCCGAGGCCGGCATATGGGGCGCCATCCGCCATCATGGGCTGGTCGGCAATGCAGTGATCGTCTCCGACGATGCCGGGCAGTTTCGCGTCGGTACCCACGCGCTGTGCTGGGTCCATGCGGAACGGCTTCTGCACAAGCTGATGCCGGCGACGCCGCGCCAGGTAAAACACGTCGAAACCCTGCGCGAGCTGATCTGGCTCTTTTACAAGCAGCTGAAAAACTATCAGCGAAGTCCAAGCCAGCGTGCAGCTCACGGTCTTCAGGTCCGGTTCGATCGGATTTTCTCCATCCGCACCGGCTATGGTGATCTCGACAAATTGCTGTTTCGGCTGAGGCGCCGCAAGCCGGAACTGCTGCGGGTTCTGGAGCGGCCCGAAATCCCACTCCACATCAATGCGTCGGAACGCGATCTGCGTGGCTTTGTCATCAAGCGGAAGATTTCCGGAGGGACGGTCAGTCGCAACGGGCGGCTGGCACGCGACAGCATGCTGGGCCTTTCGAAGACCTGCCAGAAGCTCGGCCTGTCGTTCTGGCGCTATCTCGGCGATCGGCTGGGGATCGGCACATCGCACCCAACCATTCCCCCATTGGCCACCATGATCGTTGCCAGATCCTGAGCGCATCACCGACGGTCTGGCCTTGGGAAGGACACGACCTTACCGTC
This DNA window, taken from Rhizobium rhizoryzae, encodes the following:
- a CDS encoding IS66 family transposase, encoding MTKRRLPMAEHADTLSLKALRERVTALMERADRADARIEKLEAENQRLRDENDQLRLENTRLKVDNQLLRDEIARLKNLAPRPPFRPSGMENAPGDKTVSAKDPAPRPRGPKNDTKRVTREEVLPVSVPPGSRFKGYKDCFVRDLVLKVEVVRYRRECWVTPEGDTILAPLPAGIRGGFGPNLRRFCLMLHAHGQVTTQRMTTLLNDVGVEISKRQMVRFLTERLDGFHAEDAAVLHAGLVSAPYVTVDDTGSRHTNRNVYTTHIGGEHFTAFRTTSSKSRLNFLALLRGNYQDYVLNDAAFAFLEDRQVDPVLLAPLKRQEPQRFANQVPFLQHLAEHGIDIFDTETLRPFAEAGIWGAIRHHGLVGNAVIVSDDAGQFRVGTHALCWVHAERLLHKLMPATPRQVKHVETLRELIWLFYKQLKNYQRSPSQRAAHGLQVRFDRIFSIRTGYGDLDKLLFRLRRRKPELLRVLERPEIPLHINASERDLRGFVIKRKISGGTVSRNGRLARDSMLGLSKTCQKLGLSFWRYLGDRLGIGTSHPTIPPLATMIVARS